The Pseudomonas entomophila genome segment CACCTCGACCAGGGACGCTTGCCCCATTCCGCTCCGTTGTGGGGCGCCTATCCGATGTATCCGGCGTATCGCAAGAAGAACGACAAGGTCAACACCTTCGCCGAACGCATCCAGGGCTGTTTCCAGTTCAGCATGAACGGCAAGCCACCGGCAGCGGATAGCCCACAGATGACCGCGCTCAGCGTATATGCCTACTGGCTTTCGACCCAAGCCCCGACGGGGGTGGAAATTGCCGGCCGGGGTTACCCAGAGGTGCCCAGGCCTGAAGGCGGGTATGACTTCAAGCGTGGCCAGCAGGTCTTCCAGGCGCAATGCGCGATCTGCCATGGCAGCAATGGCGAGGGCCAGAAGGTCGCCGGCGAGTACGTGATGCCGCCGTTGTGGGGCAAGGACTCGTACAACTGGGGTGCCGGCATGCACCGGATCAACACATCCGCCTCTTACATCAAGTACAACATGCCCCTGGGCAAGCCCGGCAGCCTGAGTGACCAGCAGGCCTGGGACGTGGCGGCCTGGATCAATCGCCACGAGCGGCCGCAGGACCCGCGGCTGGTGGAGGGCTCGATCGAGAAGACCCGGCTGAAGTTCCATGCCAATGATGGGGTCAACCTGTATGGGCAGACGGTCGACGGGGTGCTGATCGGGCAGGGGACCGGCGGCTGACCGCGCTGTCTGGCCTTGGCTGATGAGAGGTCGATGGCCATGCGTGGGAGCGGGCTTGCCCGTCACGGGGCAAGCCCGCTCCCACGGTGTGAGGGCTTCCTGATCCACCGGCCGCAACCGTTCGACGGAGGCAATATTTGCGATCCCCCGGAACTATCTACACTTGGATATCTCTATCATGGCATCGGCCAAGCGCGGGTGGGGCATTGTAAGGTGACCGCCGCCTGATTAGACTGCGCCGAATTTCGTACGCAAAGCCCTTGTTAAGGACGTTTATGATCAAAAAATGCTTGTTCCCGGCAGCCGGTTACGGCACTCGTTTCCTGCCCGCTACCAAAGCCATGCCCAAGGAAATGCTGCCGGTGGTCAACAAGCCACTGATCCAGTATGGCGTTGAAGAGGCACTGGACGCCGGTCTGAACGAGATCTCCATCGTCACTGGCCGTGGCAAGCGTGCCCTGGAAGACCACTTCGACATCAGCTACGAGCTGGAAAACCAGATCAAAGGCACCGACAAGGAAAAATACCTGGTCGGCATCCGTCGCCTGCTGGACGAATGCTCGTTCGCCTACACCCGCCAGACCGAGATGAAGGGCCTGGGCCATGCCATTCTCACCGGCCGCCCGCTGATCGGTGATGAGCCATTCGCCGTGGTGCTGGCGGACGACCTGTGCGTCAACCTCGACGGTGACGGCGTGCTCGCGCAGATGGTCGCGCTGTACAAGAAGTACCGCTGCTCGATCGTCGCCATCCAGGAAGTCGATCCGCAGGAAACCAACAAGTACGGCGTTATCGCCGGTGAAGAGATCAAGGACGGCATCTTCCGTGTCGACTCCATGGTCGAGAAGCCGAAGCCGGAAGACGCGCCATCGAACCTGGCGATCATCGGTCGCTACATCCTGACCCCGGACATCTTCGAGAAGATCGAACAGACCGAACCAGGCAAGGGTGGTGAAATCCAGATCACCGATGCGCTGATGAAGCAGGCGGCAGAAGGCAACGTGATCGCCTACAAGTTCAAGGGCAAGCGTTTCGACTGTGGTGGCGCCGAAGGCTACATCGAGGCGACCAACTTCTGCTTCGAGAACTTCTACAAGACCGGCAAGGCGTACTGAGTTCGCCCGCCAAGTCACCAAGCCACCCCTCGGGGTGGCTTTTTTGTTTGTGGCGGCCATCGGCGCTATGCTGGGCGACCGCCAAGGAGACTGAATACATGGCCTACGATTTTGATCTGTTCGTGATTGGCGCCGGTTCCGGCGGTGTGCGCGCGGCGCGCTTCGCCGCCGGCTTCGGCGCCAAGGTGGCAGTGGCCGAGAGCCGCTATCTGGGGGGCACCTGCGTCAACGTCGGTTGTGTACCGAAGAAGCTGCTGGTGTACGGGGCCCACGTCGCCGATGAGCTGGAGCAGGCTG includes the following:
- the galU gene encoding UTP--glucose-1-phosphate uridylyltransferase GalU, which produces MIKKCLFPAAGYGTRFLPATKAMPKEMLPVVNKPLIQYGVEEALDAGLNEISIVTGRGKRALEDHFDISYELENQIKGTDKEKYLVGIRRLLDECSFAYTRQTEMKGLGHAILTGRPLIGDEPFAVVLADDLCVNLDGDGVLAQMVALYKKYRCSIVAIQEVDPQETNKYGVIAGEEIKDGIFRVDSMVEKPKPEDAPSNLAIIGRYILTPDIFEKIEQTEPGKGGEIQITDALMKQAAEGNVIAYKFKGKRFDCGGAEGYIEATNFCFENFYKTGKAY
- a CDS encoding c-type cytochrome; this encodes MKAVIPALLLLAMSGTQAAPIAMEDQSQLKVPGAQAAPLFVPPSEDAIPDNAFGKMVRQGHALFVDTRRLMPEAVGNGLNCSNCHLDQGRLPHSAPLWGAYPMYPAYRKKNDKVNTFAERIQGCFQFSMNGKPPAADSPQMTALSVYAYWLSTQAPTGVEIAGRGYPEVPRPEGGYDFKRGQQVFQAQCAICHGSNGEGQKVAGEYVMPPLWGKDSYNWGAGMHRINTSASYIKYNMPLGKPGSLSDQQAWDVAAWINRHERPQDPRLVEGSIEKTRLKFHANDGVNLYGQTVDGVLIGQGTGG